One genomic window of Candidatus Nitrosopumilus sediminis includes the following:
- a CDS encoding O-methyltransferase, with translation MNNSISNVLKELEKQSSLEKSRRVDVPQKDRMLAITKETGEFLDMILRLKKAKYMLEVGTSVGYSAIWCAEAISENSGKIITIEKNPDKIKRAYENFQKAEVTDIVTIKEGTAINILKELNMKEENKDFFDFVLIDADKENIIEYFDLILPMASTGGIIITDNMLYPEKYRADMKKFSDYLKVNPNVRTTTLPIGNGEEITIKIK, from the coding sequence ATGAATAATTCAATTTCAAATGTCTTAAAAGAATTAGAAAAACAATCCAGTCTTGAAAAATCAAGAAGAGTGGATGTGCCGCAAAAAGATAGAATGTTGGCAATTACAAAAGAGACAGGGGAGTTTCTAGATATGATATTACGCCTAAAAAAGGCAAAATACATGCTTGAGGTAGGCACATCAGTAGGGTATTCTGCAATTTGGTGTGCAGAGGCAATTAGCGAAAATTCTGGAAAAATCATTACCATTGAGAAAAACCCAGATAAAATAAAAAGAGCATATGAGAATTTTCAAAAAGCTGAGGTGACAGATATTGTGACAATAAAAGAGGGAACTGCGATCAATATCTTAAAAGAACTAAACATGAAAGAAGAGAATAAAGATTTTTTTGATTTTGTTTTAATTGATGCTGACAAAGAAAACATCATAGAATACTTTGATCTGATTTTACCAATGGCATCTACAGGAGGAATAATAATAACAGACAATATGCTATATCCTGAAAAATATAGAGCAGATATGAAAAAATTCTCAGACTATCTAAAAGTCAATCCTAATGTGAGAACGACAACATTGCCCATTGGTAATGGCGAAGAAATAACAATCAAAATAAAATAG
- the cas1 gene encoding CRISPR-associated endonuclease Cas1, with protein sequence MTLKNQKNHYNTKFLKGYGHSISVKNSKIILKDNHDPFSEPTTEEWFVKNMPYEKIVLSGKGYVSTEALSLLSQNNRNVILLDNHGKPVTFMNGMMDSLTATKYRMAQYDTFRDESKCEYLSQQIIQAKKESQLKLLKLIGSEVTELSDKENVSAITYWKEFAKFIPEKYGFQSRNQSQIRNSKNNATDIINALLNYGYSVLAGEISKYVCGFGLDPYFGFMHKSHTGFQPLVYDLIEPFRWLVDYSVYKIANNKEKRNRIKLKEYSYTKDGTVVIEHALIKRFLELLERQFSQERKYDFRYGKKTESGLKSVQEITLAKILIQSLLEFCLMKKDSL encoded by the coding sequence TTGACTCTTAAAAATCAAAAAAACCATTATAACACAAAATTCCTCAAAGGTTACGGTCACTCCATATCTGTTAAAAATTCCAAAATAATTCTCAAAGACAATCATGATCCATTCTCAGAACCTACAACTGAGGAATGGTTTGTCAAAAACATGCCATACGAGAAGATAGTTCTTTCAGGCAAAGGGTATGTTTCAACTGAGGCACTATCACTACTATCTCAAAATAATCGAAATGTCATTCTACTAGACAATCACGGAAAACCAGTCACATTCATGAACGGCATGATGGATTCTCTAACTGCCACCAAATACAGAATGGCACAATATGATACATTTCGTGATGAAAGTAAGTGTGAGTATCTAAGTCAACAAATCATACAAGCAAAAAAAGAATCTCAACTAAAACTGCTCAAATTAATTGGCAGTGAAGTAACTGAACTATCCGATAAGGAAAATGTTTCAGCCATTACCTACTGGAAAGAATTTGCCAAATTCATTCCTGAAAAATATGGTTTTCAATCAAGGAATCAATCCCAAATTAGAAATTCCAAAAATAATGCAACTGATATCATCAATGCATTACTAAACTATGGGTATTCCGTTCTAGCTGGAGAAATTTCAAAATATGTTTGTGGGTTTGGTCTTGATCCATACTTTGGATTTATGCATAAATCTCATACAGGGTTTCAGCCACTGGTCTATGATTTGATTGAGCCATTTCGATGGTTAGTGGATTATTCAGTGTATAAAATTGCCAACAACAAAGAGAAGAGAAACAGAATCAAACTCAAAGAGTATTCGTACACAAAAGATGGGACTGTAGTAATTGAACATGCTTTGATCAAGCGATTCTTGGAATTGTTAGAAAGACAGTTTTCACAGGAGAGAAAGTATGATTTTAGATATGGAAAGAAGACTGAATCAGGTTTAAAATCAGTTCAAGAGATTACTCTTGCAAAAATTTTGATTCAAAGCCTATTGGAGTTTTGTCTTATGAAAAAAGATAGTTTGTAA
- a CDS encoding DUF6659 family protein, giving the protein MATKKVDLLDIVQKILKLDSKMRFAAIIDAKGNIREGIMKTGKTSLKSQKEEEHFCKQVAERRSMRKEFDSSLGKVRYVHVEREKVSQMVIYTKRNIIYFTMEPEMPINTKIRLITKIKKITADL; this is encoded by the coding sequence ATGGCAACAAAAAAAGTGGATCTCCTTGATATAGTACAAAAAATCCTAAAATTGGACTCTAAAATGAGATTTGCAGCTATCATCGATGCTAAAGGCAATATACGAGAAGGAATTATGAAGACAGGTAAAACTAGTCTTAAATCTCAAAAAGAAGAAGAACATTTCTGTAAACAAGTTGCAGAAAGACGTTCTATGAGAAAAGAATTTGATAGTTCGCTTGGAAAAGTAAGATATGTTCATGTTGAAAGGGAAAAAGTTTCTCAGATGGTAATTTACACCAAAAGAAATATTATATATTTTACAATGGAGCCTGAAATGCCTATTAATACAAAAATTAGATTAATAACCAAAATCAAAAAAATAACTGCTGATCTTTAA
- a CDS encoding DNA polymerase, with protein MAKSVPVTDCMNLKRVFTKKPQNRDPAKSHKRPVYTIDTETYNGNIFLIADSDGRYLDEITPESCLEWLFCRKYEGSWCFCYNLGYDAEVILKLLGSELFKYRDTGKLKFSFKKFKIEYHPNKCLKISKGHHSVIFYDIAQFYHASLTDAYQNNIKKLPKKYLEIKSKRSQFSITYYKRNTKQVRDYCIQDCKLTKELTIHWIKLFYKAFGFYPARWVSSGYLAEKVLINNGINFPKFDDTPYEVQEMAWKTYYGGRFEITKRGYIGTAYKYDINSAYPYSMTKIPDLTKGKWIKRKSIHKNALLGFFRIITDIPDCKYIPPFPFRTNGLIIFPSGKFETFVTLDELKATDTKYYKIIDSFQFVPNDKVIYPFKEFVESMYEKRMKLKNEGNPLQLPIKIILNSIYGKTGQKVNRIMGNMFNPVIFASITGYTRACMYRFVMENGIEDKVVFFATDSVCTTKELDIDSEKLGEFSLEESADDVFVLQNGFYRFNKKWKQRGIGKLGSKEIEHLETFEKNGKLYYKFKVLRNSRLRSSILQDCISNIGKIREYVREVNLNADRKRMWLEIISSINEKKMCKSISISLNYLQTEQI; from the coding sequence ATGGCAAAATCCGTCCCCGTAACAGACTGTATGAACCTGAAAAGGGTTTTTACAAAAAAGCCTCAGAATAGAGACCCTGCAAAGTCACACAAAAGACCCGTCTACACAATAGACACTGAGACATACAATGGCAACATCTTTCTGATAGCAGATTCTGACGGTCGATATCTGGATGAAATTACGCCTGAATCGTGCCTAGAATGGCTGTTTTGCAGAAAATATGAGGGGTCTTGGTGCTTTTGCTACAATTTGGGATATGATGCAGAAGTCATTTTGAAATTGTTAGGATCGGAACTGTTCAAGTACAGAGATACAGGCAAACTGAAATTCTCATTTAAGAAATTCAAGATAGAATATCATCCAAACAAGTGTCTAAAGATTTCAAAGGGTCACCACTCTGTGATTTTTTATGACATTGCACAGTTTTACCATGCTAGTCTAACAGATGCATACCAAAACAACATAAAGAAACTACCAAAGAAATATCTGGAAATAAAATCAAAGAGAAGCCAGTTTTCAATTACATACTACAAGAGAAACACAAAACAAGTTAGAGACTATTGCATACAGGACTGCAAGCTAACAAAGGAACTTACCATACACTGGATTAAGTTATTTTACAAGGCATTTGGATTCTATCCTGCAAGGTGGGTCTCATCAGGATATCTGGCAGAAAAGGTCTTGATCAACAACGGAATCAATTTTCCAAAGTTTGATGATACGCCATATGAGGTTCAAGAAATGGCATGGAAGACATACTATGGAGGAAGATTTGAGATTACTAAACGTGGATACATTGGAACTGCATACAAGTATGATATCAATTCAGCATACCCATATTCAATGACAAAGATTCCTGACTTGACAAAAGGAAAGTGGATTAAAAGAAAATCCATTCATAAAAATGCGTTACTCGGATTCTTTAGAATAATTACAGACATTCCAGACTGCAAGTACATCCCACCGTTTCCGTTTAGAACAAATGGTTTGATAATATTTCCTAGTGGAAAGTTTGAGACATTTGTTACACTAGATGAACTGAAAGCAACTGATACGAAATATTACAAAATTATTGACTCGTTTCAGTTTGTTCCAAATGACAAAGTCATCTATCCATTCAAAGAGTTTGTTGAATCCATGTATGAAAAAAGAATGAAACTCAAAAATGAAGGTAATCCGTTGCAGTTACCAATCAAGATAATTCTGAATTCAATCTATGGCAAGACAGGTCAGAAGGTTAATCGAATTATGGGGAATATGTTTAATCCAGTGATTTTTGCCTCAATTACTGGGTATACTCGTGCATGTATGTACAGATTTGTCATGGAAAACGGCATTGAGGATAAGGTGGTCTTTTTTGCAACAGATTCCGTATGCACTACAAAGGAATTAGACATTGATTCTGAGAAACTAGGCGAATTTTCACTAGAAGAGTCTGCGGATGATGTCTTTGTCTTGCAGAATGGATTCTATCGGTTCAATAAGAAATGGAAGCAGAGGGGAATTGGAAAATTAGGAAGCAAGGAAATAGAGCATCTAGAGACTTTTGAGAAAAATGGGAAATTGTACTATAAATTCAAGGTTTTGAGAAATTCCCGATTAAGATCATCCATTTTACAGGATTGCATATCCAATATTGGAAAGATTAGAGAGTATGTCAGGGAAGTGAATTTGAATGCAGATAGAAAGAGAATGTGGTTAGAAATAATTAGTTCAATAAATGAAAAGAAGATGTGTAAATCAATTTCAATATCATTAAATTATTTACAAACTGAACAAATTTGA
- a CDS encoding PEFG-CTERM sorting domain-containing protein, whose amino-acid sequence MNHLFVFLVIALLFTIPLSVEIFAQTEYEIKIPSGASDPNAPFFWSEKSTGVTTGEITIYPGDSVTWKNADTAFHTITSVSASSIETGDFEVDGLFDSGFFTAGKSYTRQFNELGDFYYYCSIHPYMNGVVHVIKNPGSVKTIDRVASGYSDDGLGFNIKYILDTNLQNTVHINPDEKSLTFTISGDTESEQLILILPPELIENPNTAWVDGDMTNFETEDTTTGTKLIIPISPNSKEIKIMGSQVIPEFGQITVMILGVSIVSVIILSQRTRIRI is encoded by the coding sequence ATGAATCACTTGTTTGTTTTTTTGGTAATTGCATTATTATTTACTATTCCCCTGTCTGTTGAAATTTTTGCACAGACAGAATACGAGATTAAAATCCCATCTGGCGCCTCAGATCCTAATGCCCCATTCTTTTGGTCTGAAAAAAGCACTGGTGTGACAACTGGCGAAATCACTATTTATCCTGGTGATTCAGTTACATGGAAAAACGCAGACACTGCATTTCATACAATAACATCTGTATCTGCATCCAGTATTGAAACTGGTGATTTTGAGGTAGATGGATTATTTGATAGCGGATTTTTCACTGCAGGGAAATCTTATACTAGACAATTTAATGAACTGGGAGATTTTTACTATTATTGCAGTATCCATCCTTACATGAATGGAGTAGTTCATGTAATTAAAAATCCTGGTAGTGTTAAAACAATTGATAGGGTGGCATCAGGATATTCTGATGATGGTTTAGGATTTAATATAAAATATATCTTAGACACCAATTTGCAAAACACGGTTCATATTAATCCGGATGAAAAAAGCTTGACATTTACAATTTCAGGCGATACTGAAAGCGAACAATTAATTCTCATTTTACCACCCGAACTAATTGAAAATCCAAACACTGCATGGGTTGATGGGGATATGACTAATTTTGAAACTGAAGATACTACAACAGGAACAAAATTGATAATTCCAATTTCACCTAATTCTAAGGAAATTAAAATTATGGGTTCTCAAGTGATTCCTGAGTTTGGTCAAATTACTGTAATGATCCTCGGAGTATCTATCGTCTCAGTGATAATTTTGAGTCAAAGAACTAGGATTAGGATTTAG